From Cyclopterus lumpus isolate fCycLum1 chromosome 2, fCycLum1.pri, whole genome shotgun sequence, a single genomic window includes:
- the LOC117745128 gene encoding protein FAM171B: MPAAERSPPPPLLRFLPSLLLISCLHVAVRAAEEGGLPSSSPGDNGPEVPVGDPSAAPPSAPGRLLRPSAPTQEPQFALKVLVRDLVTRQPLPGASVDVYVNHTLRSSARTGVRGEVLLWVAYTPGLSLTLLGNMEGYVPSPLPWSTTKRPIFSAVTLLLLPHSQGNVWLFDDSVLITGKLPDRSSQPKVKFPKNLLTMSDKSNVSSVTAYLTIPQRHLEKDCANCTPGIIGQPSLFRSIELKAVAAVSVLLYSGAEELQVRGPIQISLPLGPGPHLRASDTVPAWAFNLKTGAWENQGLGIVTSVGEELVWTYTASHLGYWIAAPLPSSNDYLGYGGSIDFMSYHTYLLMGILGATLAVVIGFLSLLLCHCRRSSYREPRRRRRARFSKLTVGKKDQTTSTHMEEGLLFRSGDNSLASCSVQCDPSTTPRHKANYNIYVEDPGSRPAAPLYENIALDRIKGSQPPSHYINSEEVARLRERSEQNRANMNSDSFFQDKMVHMYNQPVAIIQAPELSGCKSATFPRNGVEYDPHSEPANKEGYIQKLPKGSLQQSSQDEPQPLETPPQGPNAVVWGRYSNLMESSVSVPGTLNEAAGMQAFSSGHGELTRGKCHPRAWFVTLDGRPAAQVRHSVIELQSRHRAPSSNDTSLDSGVDMNEPQQNIRETQRDRRAIRASSLPHHGRAGRYGEDQDLSSSESGTTATCTPEDTSLRNILDGSSGAIPNIPEERDGMDTSSAQEDSESRGTPPPRRLRKVREKGKTEKRSAKHIREGRPLTKRS; encoded by the exons ATGCCCGCTGCTGAACGCTCCCccccgccgccgctgctgcgcTTTCTGCCGTCGTTGCTTCTGATTTCGTGCCTGCATGTGGCGGTGAGAGCAGCGGAGGAGGGCGGCCTGCCCTCCTCCTCGCCCGGGGACAATGGCCCCGAAGTCCCGGTCGGAGACCCGTCTGCCGCCCCACCGAGCGCCCCGGGTCGACTCCTCCGCCCCTCCGCTCCGACGCAAg AGCCCCAGTTTGCCCTGAAGGTCCTCGTGAGGGACCTGGTGACCCGCCAGCCGCTTCCGGGCGCTTCGGTGGACGTTTACGTGAACCACACCCTGAGGAGCTCAGCCCGGACGGGGGTGAGAGGCGAGGTTCTGCTCTGGGTCGCATACACTCCAGGCCTCAGTCTGACTCTGCTGGGCAACATGGAGGGCTACGTCCCCAGCCCCCTGCCCTGGAGCACCACCAAGAGACCGA TTTTCTCCGCCGTgacattgctgctgctgcctcacaGTCAGGGGAACGTCTGGCTGTTCGACGACTCGGTGCTCATCACCGGGAAGTTACCTG ACCGCTCGTCCCAACCCAAGGTTAAGTTCCCCAAGAACCTCCTCACAATGTCTGATAAGAGCAACGTCTCCTCCGTGACGGCGTACCTGACCATACCACAGCGCCACCTAGAGAAAGACTGTGCCAACTGCACTCCGGGCATCATCGGCCAACCATCAC TATTCAGAAGCATCGAGCTGAAGGCGGTGGCGGCCGTCAGCGTGTTGCTTTACTCTGGTGCTGAGGAGCTCCAGGTGCGGGGGCCCATTCAAATCAGCCTGCCGCTGGGGCCCGGCCCGCACCTCAGGGCCTCGGACACGGTGCCGGCCTGGGCCTTCAACCTGAAGACAG GAGCCTGGGAGAATCAGGGTCTGGGAATAGTGACATCCGTTGGTGAGGAGCTGGTTTGGACCTACACCGCCTCCCATCTGGGCTACTGGATCGCTGCACCCCTCCCCTCATCAAATG ATTACCTGGGATATGGAGGCTCCATTGATTTCATGTCATACCACACCTACCTGCTGATGGGAATACTGGGAGCAACGCTGGCTGTCGTGATTGGATTTCTTTCCTTGCTGCTGTGTCACTGCAG GAGAAGTTCTTATCGAGagcccaggaggaggaggagagcacgTTTTTCCAAACTCACAGTGGGGAAAAAAGACCAAACCACCTCCACCCACATGGAAGAGGGTCTGTTGTTCCGTTCTGGTGACAACAGCCTGGCTTCCTGCAGCGTCCAGTGTGACCCCTCTACCACGCCAAGGCACAAAGCCAACTACAACATCTACGTGGAGGATCCAGGGAGTCGCCCGGCGGCTCCTCTCTATGAGAACATCGCTCTGGATCGGATCAAAGGTTCCCAGCCTCCGTCTCACTACATCAACAGTGAAGAGGTCGCTCGGCTTCGGGAGAGGTCGGAGCAGAACCGCGCCAACATGAACTCTGACAGCTTCTTTCAAGATAAGATGGTTCATATGTACAACCAGCCGGTGGCTATTATTCAGGCGCCGGAGCTGTCGGGCTGCAAGTCTGCCACTTTCCCCCGTAATGGAGTCGAGTACGATCCTCACTCAGAGCCTGCAAATAAAGAGGGCTACATCCAGAAACTACCCAAAGGCAGCCTACAGCAGAGCAGCCAAGATGAGCCCCAGCCTCTGGAGACTCCTCCACAAGGCCCCAACGCCGTTGTGTGGGGGCGCTACAGTAACCTCATGGAGTCCTCCGTCTCCGTGCCCGGGACTCTCAACGAGGCGGCTGGCATGCAGGCCTTCAGCAGCGGGCATGGCGAGCTCACCCGGGGCAAGTGTCACCCCAGGGCCTGGTTCGTCACCTTAGATGGGAGGCCGGCCGCCCAGGTTCGCCACTCCGTTATTGAGCTCCAGAGCCGCCACAGGGCGCCAAGCAGCAACGACACCAGCCTGGACTCCGGGGTTGACATGAACGAGCCCCAGCAGAACATCCGCGAGACGCAGCGCGACAGGCGAGCGATCAGAGCCTCCTCGCTGCCGCACCACGGCCGAGCGGGGCGGTACGGCGAAGACCAGGACCTGAGCAGCAGTGAGAGCGGCACAACGGCCACCTGCACGCCGGAGGACACCTCCCTGAGGAACATTTTAGACGGGAGCAGCGGGGCCATTCCCAACATTCCCGAGGAGCGAGACGGGATGGACACGTCCAGCGCTCAGGAGGACAGCGAGTCCAGGGGAACGCCGCCTCCACGCCGCCTGAGGAAGGTGAGGGAGAAGGGGAAGACGGAAAAGAGGAGTGCCAAGCACATCCGTGAGGGGAGGCCTCTGACCAAGAGAAGTTAA